GATTTATAACTTAGGTGCCCAGTCTCATGTTGCAGTTTCTTTCGAATCTCCTGAATACACGGCAGATGTCGACGCCATGGGCCCACTACGCATGTTGGAAGCCATCCGTATCTTGGGATTAGAGAAAAAGACTCGCTTCTACCAAGCCTCGACTTCTGAGCTTTATGGTTTAGTACAAGAGATCCCTCAGAAAGAAACTACCCCGTTCTATCCACGCAGCCCTTATGCGGTAGCCAAGATGTATGCCTATTGGATCACCGTGAACTACCGTGAAGCTTATGGCATCTATGCATGTAATGGTATTTTGTTTAACCACGAGTCTAAGCGCCGTGGGGAGACCTTTGTGACCCGTAAGGTCACTCGGGGACTAGCCAATATTGCCCAAGGTTTAGAGAAATGTCTTTACATGGGTAATATTGATGCTCTGCGTGATTGGGGTCATGCTAAAGACTACGTGCGCATGCAGTGGTTAATGCTCCAGCAAGATAAGCCAGAAGATTTTGTTATTGCAACGGGCTTGCAATTTACTGTCCGTGAATTTATTACCCGTAGCGCCAAGCAGTTAGGTATCACACTCAAGTTCGAGGGTAGTGCTGAACATGAAAAAGCGATTGTCGCTGCCATTAAGGGTGACAAAGCACCAGTCTTAAAAGTAGGTGATGTGATTGTGCAGATCGATCCACGCTATTACCGTCCAACTGAAGTGGAAACCCTCCTAGGCGATCCTACTAAGGCTAAAGAAAAACTCGGTTGGGTCCCTGAAATCACCCTCGATCAAATGATCGACGAAATGGTGGCCAATGACTTAGATCAAGCTAAGCAGCATGCATTACTGCATAAGCACGGTTTCTCTGTAGCTGTTGGTAAAGAGAATTGATCTGAATGGCTCGACGACACAATGACCTAATGACTCAATGACTAAGCTTGATCAAAAAATTTATGTAGCAGGGCACCGTGGCATGGTAGGCTCTGCCATTGTTCGTAACTTGCAAGCTAAGGGCTTCAAAAATATTGTTGTCCGTACTCATGCGCAGTTAGATTTAACGAATCAAGCGGGGGTCCAAGAGTTCTTTGAATTAGAGCGGCCCGATCAAGTCTATTTAGCTGCTGCAAGAGTAGGCGGTATTTATGCTAACAATACATTCCCAGCCGAGTTCATTTACGACAATTTAATGGTTCAAGCTAACGTTATTCATCAATCCTTTCTTAGTGGTGTAAAAAAACTTCTTTTTTTAGGTTCTAGCTGTATTTATCCCAAGCTAGCTTCTCAACCGATGGGTGAAGATGCACTTCTCACGGGTAAGTTGGAGCCCACTAATGAGCCTTATGCTGTCGCTAAGATTGCTGGCATCAAGATGTGTGAAAGCTATAACCGTCAATATGGGCAAAGCCATGGAGTTGATTATCGCTCTGTGATGCCGACTAATTTATATGGCCCAGGCGATAACTATCACCCTGAAAATAGCCATGTGATTCCTGCGCTTATTAGGAGATTTCATGAGGCTAAAGTGGCCAATGCTCCTGAGGTAATTATCTGGGGTACAGGGACTCCAAGACGAGAGTTTTTGTATGTAGATGACATGGCTGCCGCTTCGGTTTTTGTCATGGAGCTGCCTAAGGATGTTTATGATCAGCATGCGCAACCAATGGAAAGTCATATTAATGTTGGGTTTGGTAGTGATGTTACTATTGCGCAATTGGCAACTGCAGTAGCGAATGCGACAGGGTACCAAGGACCAATTAATTTTGATCCATCAAAACCTGATGGTGCCCCGAGAAAGTGGATGGACTCTAGTCGTTTGAATCGGTTGGGGTGGAATGCGAATGTGGGTTTAGATGAAGGTTTGAGAATAGCTTATCAAGCATTTCTGACGCAGTCTAAAGTCTGAGCTATTAAAGAAAGCGTCGATTATTTGTTAACAATTTATCTAACAACGCACAATCGACCGGCATCTGCAATAGAGGCAATTAAATCTATTATGTCTCAAACGGATCATCGATTTCGCTTGGTGGTTTCAGATAATTCGAGCACGGATGAGTTGCGTAAACTCATTGATCCTCGAGAAAACTTGGTTTACATCAAACGTCCAAAGGTATTTACTGGCATTGATCATGGCAACATCTGCCTATCAGAAATTACAACAGAATATTTCACTTTTTTTCATGACGATGATTTGATGTTGCCAAATTATGTGGCTGATTTTTGGAGGGCGCAGAGCGTGTTTCCTACTGCAGTAGCTTTTGGTGCTAATGCGCTAGTAGAGTGCCATGGAAAATTTACCGGCTTATCTTTTAAGTCTGCACGACATTACGTTAGCCCCATAACTCCAGATAATTTATTGCGTAGGTATTTTTCCCATCACCATTTAGGCATTGCACCATTGCCTTCTTATATCTATAAGAAAGAAGCGCTGCAAAACTTGCGTTTTGATGTTTCTGGTGGCAAATACTCTGATGTTCAGTGGCTCTCTAGCTGGGCTGCAAGAGGGCTTATGATTTGGATTGCAGAGCCTACGATGGTCTATCGTTTACATGAGAGCAATGATGGTAACTTTGAGTCACGTCATGACCGCTTACGGTTTTTAGCGTACTTAAAAAGTTCTCGTAATATATTTAGTCCTGAAATATTGAGTGACTATCGCTTTTTTTTATACAAGAAGTTTCTGCCTAGTTTGAAAGCGAAGGGCCATGAAAAAGTACATCATTTGCTTTCTCAATTTATTTCTGTACATCGTTATCAAAGATTATGTCGCCTCAGTTTCTATCAAGCCCTAATCAACAAGGCATTAATCAAATTCTTTCTGAGCCTAAATAAAAAAGTATGACGATGAAGAGTGCTTCAATCTATGCAGATGGCCATAAAAAAAATTCCCTGTTTTCTGAAAATGATCCAACTCATACCTATGCGCCAACCTACACATCACGATTATTAAGACAAGCATTTTTAGATATTGGAATTGAGTTGAATACACCCGACCTGAACGAGGGAAAGGAGGTGTTATTTGAGCTGTATGTTGAGGGCCAGGAAATTCAACCTACAGCGGTATCAAAATATCTAATCGCAATGGAGAATCCAAACATTAATTTGTTGAATGCTGATCCGGTTTACTGTAGTCGGTTTAAAAAAGTATTTAGCTGGAATCCAGCTATTGCATCCCTTCCGAATGGCATTCTCAGCATGGTTCCAAATGAAATTCAGATTGATTCATTTCCCCATTTCGATGAACGCCCTATTTTTTCGTGTTTGATTAACGCTAATAAACGTTTTTTTCATAGCGATCAAAACGATTTATATCGAGAAAGACTTCGTTTAATACGCTGGTATGAAAAAAATGATCCAAGCAACTTTAAGCTTTTTGGGCGGGGCTGGGATAAGCCTGGGCCAGCATTTACTTTGTCGGAAAGATTGTTAAGGGCGATTAAGAGGTTGCGCACGAAATTTTTTGCATATCGACCTTTTCCAAGTTATCAGGGGGAGGTTCTGGATAAGGCCAGTACTTTTACAAAAACTAAGTTTATATATTGTTACGAAAATTCAAAAGACATTCCAAACTATATTACTGAAAAGATATTTGATGCAATGATGTCTGGTGGCATCCCTATCTATTTGGGGGCTAACAATATTACGCGATATATCCCTTCAGATTGTTTTGTAGATGCCAGGAATTTTGGGTCAATAGAAGAATTGCATCAACACCTATTAAATATTGAGCCCAGCCAATATGCAGAAATGCAAAACAACATAAAACTTTTTTTATGTAGTGACTTAGTTACGCCATTTTCATCTGAGTATTTTGTTGCATCAATTATCAGGGAGATCGCTGGATCTACTCATCATTTCGAAATGCTGAAATAAGAAATTTTATTGATTGTTAATTAAGAGTTATTTACTCTAATTTTTTATTGGGTGCCGTTTTTTTACGCCTGGTTGAATTTATTTGCGCATTCACTACTCTACTATTTTGGCTCTGTTGATTGGATGTCAAATAAATAACTAAGGTCTCTATCTCGGTTGCATTTAAACCATTAAGGCTATGCACGAATTATTCTTGTCAAGAATATTTTAATTGTGATGATAATTAAGCTTTCATAGCATCGCACCCTAATTTGCTTCAATAGGGCTATACTCGCATTTCTTATCGGGACTTATGGGCAAGATTGCAGTGGGGATGAGCAAAATAAGTGTCATCAATAGATCATCTATGAACGAGGCGAAGGACTCGCAGGGTGGGTTTATTGTAGTTGCCCTCTAGAGCTTCTGATTGCGTTGATACTGCCGCCTTGTGGCTTTGGGCTGGGGTAAACCCTTTAAATAGTTATAATTTAAAGAAAAGAAAGGCATAATTGTTACGATGCATCAAATATTGCCATTAAGGAGGGCTAAGCATCCCCTTTGCTTATAAAATCAAAGCTTTAAGTACTCAAAGGCTGCAATGAAGGCTGTCATCTTAGCTGGTGGTTTGGGCACCAGAATCGCCGAGGAAACTTCTTCTCGCCCTAAACCCATGGTTGAGGTGGGTGGGAAGCCTATTTTGTGGCACATCATGAAGATGTATTCTGCCCATGGGGTGAATGATTTTGTGATTTGCTGTGGCTATAAGGGCTACATGATCAAGGAGTATTTTGCTAATTACTTCTTGCATATGTCCGATGTTACTTTTGACATGGCTAATAACAATGCCATGGAAATTCACCAACAGTATGCCGAGCCTTGGAAAATTACCTTAATAGATACCGGTGAGAATACTTTAACTGGTGGACGTCTTAAGCGGGTTCGTCAGTACCTGGGCGATGAAGATTTTTGCTTCACTTATGGCGATGGTGTGGGTGATGTTGATCTGACTAAGTTGATTGCCTTTCATAAGGCGCATGGCAAGCAAGCTACTGTTACTGCTGTTCAGCCACCAGGTCGTTTTGGTGCCTTAGATATGGACGGCTCTGCTGTGAAGAGTTTTGTTGAAAAGCCCCATGGTGATGGCATGTATATCAACGGTGGCTTTTTTGTGCTCTCTCCAAAGGTGATTGATTTAATTGAAGATGACAGCACAATTTGGGAGCGTAAGCCATTGGAGTCTTTGGCTACAGCAAACCAGTTGCAAGCCTTTACGCACAATGGTTTTTGGCAGCCCATGGATACCTTGCGCGATAAGCAGCATCTTGAAGAATTATGGGCCAGCGGTAAGGCTCCCTGGAAGGTTTGGGCTTAAGTATGTCTACTGCTGAGCGCGCCAAGACTGGGTCAGTAAACCCATCCTTCTGGGGTGGTAAGCGTGTTTTCTTAACCGGGCACACTGGTTTTAAGGGTGGATGGCTTTCTTTATGGCTATCTTCCATGGGGGCAAAGGTTACTGGATATGCATTAGCGCCCAATACAATCCCGAACTTTTATGAAGTGGCCAATGTTGCTGGTGAACTTGAGCAATCCCATATTGCCGATATTCGTGATTTAGAGAAACTGCAAAAGGCGATGGCAGATGCTAAGCCTGAAATTGTGATTCATATGGCAGCGCAACCTTTGGTGCGCTACTCTTATGCAAATCCAGTTGAAACCTATGCTACTAATGTCATGGGTACGGTTCATGTTCTTGAGAGTATTCGCGCGCTTAATTCGGTGCGCGCAGCAGTCATTGTGACGACCGATAAATGCTATGAGAACAAAGAGTGGGCCTGGGGTTATCGTGAGAATGAGCCTATGGGTGGCCATGATCCTTATAGTAATAGCAAGGGTTGTGCCGAGCTAGTAACTAGCGCATATCGACAATCCTATTTTTCTCCCGAGAAATATTCCACGCATAAAGTGGCTATAGCCTCTGCTCGTGCTGGCAATGTAATCGGTGGAGGGGACTGGTCTGAGGATCGCTTAATTCCAGATGCTATTAAAGCATTTGAAGCTCAAGAAGCTTTGATGATTCGCAATCCTTTGGCAACACGTCCTTGGCAACATGTTTTGGAACCCTTGTCTGGTTATCTTGTTCTAGCTCAGGCGCTTTATGAAAAAGTCGCTCAATTTGATGGTGGTTGGAATTTTGGGCCACGCGACGAAGACGCAAGATCTGTTCAAGAGGTGATCAACTTACTTATCCAGAGCTGGGGATCACCTGCCAGTTGGAAGCAAGATCAAGGCGAGCAACCGCATGAGGCACATTCCTTGAAACTCGATTGCTCAAAAGCCCGTCAGTATCTCGGTTGGGTTCCACAGTGGAGTCTTGAGCGGGCGATTGAGAATATTACGCAGTGGCAGCAAGCCTATCAACAACAAGGCAATATGCGCGAAATAAGCTTGCAGCAAATTGCTAGTTATCAAAATTCTTAAGCCTACTTCTTCATAAATAAAACAATGACCGAAACTTCTATATCTGTTGATCAGTTTGCTAAAGATAAAATTCGCAAACAAATTCTGGCCTTAGTTCAAGAGTATTCAGCGCTAGAGTTTGCTCCGAAGAAATTTATTCCTGGTCAAACAGTGGTTCCTCCTTCGGGCAAGTTAATTGACTCTAAAGAGTTGGAAAACATGGTCGAGGCATCTTTAGATGGGTGGCTTACCACTGGGCGCTTTAATGATCTCTTTGAAAAGAAGCTGGCTGAATTTATTGGTGTTAAGCACCTTATTACCGTGAATTCGGGTTCGTCTGCGAACTTGGTAGCCTTTTCAACATTAACTTCATCTAAGCTGGGCGATCGTGCCATTAAAAAGGGTGATGAAGTGATTGGTGTTGCTGCTGGCTTCCCAACAACGGTTAATCCGATTGTGCAATTTGGAGCGGTTCCCGTTTTTGTAGACGTCGATCCAATCACTCACAATATTGATGCTTCGAAAATTGAAGAAGCAATTAGCCCAAAAACAAAAGCCATTATGTTGGCGCACTCTTTGGGTAATCCCTTCAACTTAGATGTGGTTACTGCGATTTGCAAAAAGCACAACCTCTGGTTAGTAGAAGATTGCTGCGATGCCTTAGGCACTACTTACAAAGGTCAAATGGTTGGTACTTTTGGCGATATTGGCACACTCAGTTTTTATCCAGCGCACCATATTACGATGGGTGAAGGCGGTGCTGTATTTACCAATAACTATGAGCTAAAGCAAATTGCGGAGAGCTTTAGAGATTGGGGTCGTGACTGCTATTGCCCCCCAGGTAAGGACAATACTTGTGGCAAGCGCTTTGCTTGGAAGTTAGGCGATCTACCGTTTGGTTACGATCATAAGTACACCTATAGTCATTTGGGTTACAACCTCAAGATTACTGATATGCAGGCAGCTTGCGCATTGGCGCAATTAGAAAAAGCACCTGCATTTATTCAGGCTCGTAAAGATAACTTTAAGTTTTTAAAGGATCGTCTTGCCTCCTGCGAGGAGTTTTTGCAGTTGCCAGAAGCCACCGAAGGCTCAGATCCATCTTGGTTTGGTTTTCCAATTACCTTAAAGGAGGGTTGCCCCGTTTCTCGTGTGGATCTAACAACCTATTTGGATCAAAACAAGATCGGTACCAGATTACTTTTTGCGGGCAATCTCGTACGTCAGCCTTATATGAAAGATGCTCTGTACCGTATTAGTGGCGAACTCAAAAATACTGACACCGTGATGAATAATACGTTTTGGATTGGGGTGCAGCCTGCATTAACGAAGGAAATGTTGGAATATACCGTGACTCAAATTGAAACATTCTTGGGCGTCAATTTTTGACATGCGTTTTAAATTATTTGTTCAAGCATTTGGTTTTTTTGTAGTATTCCTACTTCTTTCCTTTATTTACTTAAGACATTTCGAGGATGTTGGAAAGCTGCCTGCTGAAAGTTTAGAATATAGCGCTAAAGACTCATTCATACGTTCTCTTGAAAAAGGCGCCGGAGAGTCGGGCGCTTGTCACGTTATAGTTGAAAGGTTTCGAAATACCTCAACCAATAGTGGCGGGGTGATCGAAGTGCTAGGCCCTAGTATTCCTCTTAATAAGGTAGACCAAGAACTTCTGGACCTAGTCGATGCCTCCCATGTCTTTCTGGTGCAAGCGGGAAGGCTTTATGCCATAGATGAGGTGAGCGTAGAGGCGTCCCAATACAATCAAAAAATGCAAGGCTCCATTCAGGGGTCGACGATTACGGGATATTTATCTAATCCAAATACTGTAGATTCTGTTCGAAGGATTAAAAAAGATACTTCACTTGTAAGCAATCAATTGATTGAACAGAATTACGTCACAAGAAGTTCCATGAAACTTCTTGAGGAAAAAACAAAGGAATATTACTCAAGGTGTCCTCGGTTATCAAAAAATGAAAAATTAGGCGTTACCGAATACTTTTGGGGCAATGAAGGCAGGTCGGTGCTGCATCATTGGGCCCATCTCTATGAAGGCGCAATATTCGGGCCTATGATGAAGGCACAGTATGGGATCGTTATACCTACGATTGCGCGATTAGTCAGCTCAATCTTTCCTGGCGACGGTCCAACTCAATATATTTCTGCAGCTTGGATTTTATTTTATCTATCAGCGCTGATTTACTCTGCCTTACTTTTTCTGATATTTAAAAAATATCCTTTAACAGTAACAATAGCATTATTGATCAAGATAATTATTTTTATTAATCTAAGGGAATTTATAATTTTCTTGGCGCCTGGAGCCCATTGGTTTAGAGAGCTTAACTTTCTAATTATCTATATGGTTTCAAATTATTATATTTTTAGTGATAAAAAATCTAAATTTTGTAATATCAAATTATTATTTTTTGCTGTATTTACTTTACTCTTTGATCCAATGAGTGGTTTTTTTGGATGGTCTGCTGTAACTCTATCTTATCTATTGATTAATTGTAGAAAAAGTAAAATACAAATTACCAAAAAAAATGTATTAATAGCCATTTCATTTTTTGCTTTTTCAGGGGTTATATTATTTTTTTATAGTAGTAATGCGTACTATCTATTTTCAATGTTGGTAAATAATTTATTTTCAAATCAGTTAACAGCTAGTAGCCTAAGATTCTTATTATTTAATAGTTTTATGTTGTGTGTAATAGCGTTACTATATATTAATAATAAGGTAAATTATAAATATATATATTTTTCTTTCCTTGGAAATATATCCATAATTTACTATTTGATGACACCAGATTGGGTTCATTATTATAAGTATTTGGAATATGTTGTGCTATTTTACATGTGCATATTTATTATTTCTTATAATTATTTTCAATTTTATGTCATAAAATCTGCTTGGTTTGAGGAAAAAATTATATCCAGGGTAAATCAAGGTTCGATATATTTTATAAAAATAATATTTTATGCAGCTTTATTTGCTGCTATTATTGTTAACGTTTTAAAGTTTAATGCTATTAACAATTCCTCACCCATAACGGTGCTATACGACCAAAATAATAAAATTTTCTTTGATTCATCTGAATCCACTATAAATAATAAGAAAATAATTTCTAATATATCGAGCGATTTAGCTAGTCACTTGTCAGAATTTCCATTGAGTGATCAGCAAAAATATATCGTCTCTAATTTTGATAAATATATTTTATTTTTATATAACCAAAAAAATAATTTTGGCTATATTGATTTACGAAGTCAATTAGTTAGTAATAGGGAGGCTGATAAAATTCTTTCAGTCATTAAAAAAAATGGTGGGACTTTCGTTGTGGATGAAAATAATTTCCATATTAATCTAGGGTATGGTCCAAAAATTTCAGGCGATCCAATTTTTATTGAAGCTGATGGGACTTATTTTCTTGGGCCCTATAATTATACAAAGTCGCAATTAAGGATGGCAAAAATTTCTGAGTATATTTTTAATAAATGCATTAAAGAAGATAGGTATTCAAAAAATAACTGGTCTACCTTTATTTGCCCAGCGTCTACCGAGAAAGTTTCAAGATGAAAAAAATAAATAGCTATGTTATATACAGTGCTGGTGAAACTGGTAGGCAGGCTGCGGATTTATTGCTGGAAAAAAATCAGAGAGTCCTCGCAATTTTTGATCGCAATCCAAAAGTAAGCAATTACAGTGGCGTTGATGTCTTGCGGATTAATGAATGGACGCGCCCTTCCAATATGGAAGAGATTTCTTGTATCAACGCTATTCATAACCATTATATTGACCCCAAGCCTATTGATGATGACTTAAAGGCGGTGGGGTTCGGTGAAGTGCTTAATATGGTCGAATTTTCTAAACTATGGCCATTCCCAGATAAGTACTGGCTTTCGAGTTCGTTTTCTTATGATTCACGCCTCCCTCAGCTAGAGCGCCTCCTACCCTTATTGGCTGATGATTTAAGTAAAAGAGTCCTCTCAGATACTTGGGGCTATTGGAGTAGAGGCGCCTTGCAGCTCTGTCCTGAACCGAGTCTATATGATGAGTATGTGCCCACTGATGTGCCTAGATATCCTGAGGTTTTGCGCTTAATTGATTGTGGCGCATCCAATGGAAGCACTCTTACTAGATTGGCTAAGGCCGGATATCAATTAGAGGCTGCCCTGGCATTTGAGCCGGATCCGGTTAATTTTAAGAAGCTACTTGCAAAAACTAATGACTTTAATCTAATGCCACTCCCGTTGGGTTTATGGTCTAGTGAGATGCAGTTAAGCTTTGCTGCCAATTCTGATAATTCATTAGCGAGCGGATTGGATGCTGGTGGTGCTACGCTGATTCAGTGTGCATCCCTAGATAGTGTTGCCATTAACTTTAATCCAAACTTGATTAAATTTGATATCGAGGGATCGGAGTTGGAGGTGTTGCATGGAGCAAAGAATCTCGTATGTAAATACCGACCTAACCTCTGCGTTTCTGTTTACCATCGGCCCGGTGATCCCTTGGATATATTGGATTTATTAGCATCATGGGATTTGGGCTATCAATTTTATTTGCGTTGCCATGAATACAATACTTATGGCTTAGTTTTATATTGTATTAGTGAGAAATGAGTGGAGATGAGTAAGTTAAAGACAATCCCCCCAGTCAAGATCATTGCCGAAATTGGGATTAATCACAACGGTCAGAGGGACATTGCTGTCCAGCTAATCGATGCCGCCAAAAAAGCGGGTGTTCAGTGTATAAAATTTCAGTACAGGAATCTAAATAGAACTTATTTAGGCAATAAGAATGAAATTGGAGATGAAATTTTAGATACAGAAATACGTCGCTCTTATTTAAGTCCAGATCAGCTTAATGAATTGTGTGCTTATGGAAAGTCTTGTGGTTTAGAGGTTGGGATTAGTTTTTTTATAGTTGAGGATATCGATGACTTTCATGGCACCCTCTCAAATTATGATTTCTTTAAAGTCCCCTCCCCAGAGTTAAAGAATGTTGAGTTAATTAATAAGTTACTAGGTCTTGGGCGAGATGTTTATATTTCTACTGGGGCTCATGATGAACAAGCTGTCAAGGAAACATTTAAGGCTCTCACTGGAGATAATTGGAACCCATTCCACTGCATTTCAAATTACCCCACTGAACTATTTAATTCACGACTGAGCTATTTGAAGTACTTGCAAAAGACATGGAATAGGCCAGTTGGTTATTCAAGTCATGAATCAGATTGGCGAGCATGCATTGCCGCATTAGCATTGGGTGCGAGGTGGATTGAGCGGCATATTACCCTAGATAAGGAAATGGATGGCTTGGATCACTCTACAAGTTCAACTCCTGATGAATTTGCTGATCTTGCAATTTATGCGAAGTATGCTGATGCTATGCTTGATGGCGATTCCCCAAGAGTTGCAAATCAGGGCGAAAGAATGAATCTGCAGAATCTAGGACGCTCGTATCACATCATCAAGCCCATCGGAGCTGGTATGGTACTAACGGAGGATGCAATCTCATATCGATCTCCTGCCACTGGAATTGGTATGAATCAAATTAAAGAGTTTCTCGGTAAGAAATTATTGCGGGATGGGTATGTAGGGCAACCTTTAAGTGAGTCATTATTTTCTGTTATCCCTGAGTTGACGGTAGATCAGATCAAATTTTTGAATAGCAATAAGGTAAGTCTTCCGGCGCGGTTTCATGATCTTTCCAGGCTAAGAGAAGCATTTCCAATTCAGAACTTTGAGATGCATCTTTCTTATACTGAACTGAGTTCGGAGATTGACGAATCTCTATTTAGGGCTGAAGAGCGCTATTCGATTCACTTACCTGATTATATTTCCTCAACAGAGTTGATTAATCCCTTTTCAAAAAATCAAAGCATCAAGGAAAGAAGTATCAAAATTTTTGAAAATACATTAGCTTTAGCTACTCACTTATTCGAGTTAACAGGAGTTAGGATTTCTCTGGTGTCAAGTTTGTCTGTTGTGGATGATGGTATTGAAAATTTTTATAAAGACTGTAGTGCGCTGACTAAGCAATATAGTAACGCTGGTGTTGAGCTTACATTTCAAACCTTGCCACCATTTGCTTGGTATTTTGGGGGAAGTGTTCCTCTGAATGCTTATTGTGCGCCAGTAGATTGGGACTTTATAGCTGAGCTGGAAATTCCAATTACATTGGATCTAAGTCACCTTATTATGTGCTGCAATTACTATCATGCTGATTTACAGGCTGCGATTAATCAACTGCTTCCTACGACTAAACACGTCCATTTATCACTTGCAGATGGAGTGGATGGGGAGGGCGTTGGTTTTTCTGAGCTTTCTAGCCAGAACAAAGAACTTATTCAGCGGATTCTTGCTTTGCATCAAGTAAAAGTCATAGAGGTATGGCAAGGTCATCTTAATGAATTTTCTGGCTTTAGAGATTCCATCACGCAACTGTATAGCTTAGCTCGAGGGAATTGACATGAGCAAGGTTGCTCTTGTTTTGGGTGTACAGGGTCAGGATGGCGCTCTCCTATCTAAGCACTTGCTGGATGAGGGGTATGAGGTATTTGGCGGCGCCCGCAATTTAGATGTGTTTAATTGCTGGCGTCTGAAGAGTCTCGGGATCATCGAGAAGGTGCAGTTAAGGAAATACGACACTCTAGACAAGGAAAGTCTGAGAAAAATCATGACCGAGTGTACGCCATCTGAGATATATATGTTGGCGGGAAATTCGAAAACCTATTCTTCCTTTTATGGGCCGGATGGGGCTATTAGCGAAGCAGCTCATGGCGTAACAAATATATTTGATTTATGCGTTGATTTAATGCCTCATGTCCGCATTTTTATTGCCTCAAGTTCCGAAATGTTTGGCGAGGCGACTCCCAATCCAGATGGACTCATTAATGAAGAAGTCGCTTGTTTTCCCATGAATCCTTATGGATTGGGTAAGCTATGTGCATTCCATTTGGCAAGACAATATCGAAGCTTTCACAATCTACATATTGTTAATGGAATCCTATTCAATCATGAGAGCACGTATCGAACAAAGCATTTTTTAACAAGAAAAATTACCTACAATTTGGCGAGATTGAGGGTCGAGGGCGGTGAGCCTCTAACGCTTGGAAACTTGAATATGGAGCGCGACTGGTCATCTGCCAGTGATGTTGTTAAAGGCATGCATCAGTCAATCTTGAAAAAAGAAGGCAACGATTACATATTTGCATCAGGCAAAACTACCTCAGTCAGAAGCTTTTTAGCCTTGGCTGCAACAGCCGCAGGATTTGAGCCAATTTTTACTGGCAGTGGGCTCGAAGAAAAATGCTACTGTAAAAAAACGAACCAGTTATTAGTCGAAGTGAGTATGAAGCATTTCCGCGAGATTGATACTCCGGGAATGGCGGGGGATTTTACAAAGGCACGCGAATTACTTGGGTGGGCACCAACCAAGTCAGTTGAAGTAATTGCAAGCGAAATGGTGGCTGAAGATCTTCAGAGATGGAGACTTGGCGAGATCTCTCATTAACTATTCAATCTTAATCAATAGGAAGTATTGTGAATT
The window above is part of the beta proteobacterium CB genome. Proteins encoded here:
- a CDS encoding N-acetylneuraminic acid synthase, N-terminal domain protein; this translates as MSKLKTIPPVKIIAEIGINHNGQRDIAVQLIDAAKKAGVQCIKFQYRNLNRTYLGNKNEIGDEILDTEIRRSYLSPDQLNELCAYGKSCGLEVGISFFIVEDIDDFHGTLSNYDFFKVPSPELKNVELINKLLGLGRDVYISTGAHDEQAVKETFKALTGDNWNPFHCISNYPTELFNSRLSYLKYLQKTWNRPVGYSSHESDWRACIAALALGARWIERHITLDKEMDGLDHSTSSTPDEFADLAIYAKYADAMLDGDSPRVANQGERMNLQNLGRSYHIIKPIGAGMVLTEDAISYRSPATGIGMNQIKEFLGKKLLRDGYVGQPLSESLFSVIPELTVDQIKFLNSNKVSLPARFHDLSRLREAFPIQNFEMHLSYTELSSEIDESLFRAEERYSIHLPDYISSTELINPFSKNQSIKERSIKIFENTLALATHLFELTGVRISLVSSLSVVDDGIENFYKDCSALTKQYSNAGVELTFQTLPPFAWYFGGSVPLNAYCAPVDWDFIAELEIPITLDLSHLIMCCNYYHADLQAAINQLLPTTKHVHLSLADGVDGEGVGFSELSSQNKELIQRILALHQVKVIEVWQGHLNEFSGFRDSITQLYSLARGN
- a CDS encoding Methyltransferase FkbM; this translates as MPSVYRESFKMKKINSYVIYSAGETGRQAADLLLEKNQRVLAIFDRNPKVSNYSGVDVLRINEWTRPSNMEEISCINAIHNHYIDPKPIDDDLKAVGFGEVLNMVEFSKLWPFPDKYWLSSSFSYDSRLPQLERLLPLLADDLSKRVLSDTWGYWSRGALQLCPEPSLYDEYVPTDVPRYPEVLRLIDCGASNGSTLTRLAKAGYQLEAALAFEPDPVNFKKLLAKTNDFNLMPLPLGLWSSEMQLSFAANSDNSLASGLDAGGATLIQCASLDSVAINFNPNLIKFDIEGSELEVLHGAKNLVCKYRPNLCVSVYHRPGDPLDILDLLASWDLGYQFYLRCHEYNTYGLVLYCISEK
- a CDS encoding Glutamine--scyllo-inositol transaminase translates to MTETSISVDQFAKDKIRKQILALVQEYSALEFAPKKFIPGQTVVPPSGKLIDSKELENMVEASLDGWLTTGRFNDLFEKKLAEFIGVKHLITVNSGSSANLVAFSTLTSSKLGDRAIKKGDEVIGVAAGFPTTVNPIVQFGAVPVFVDVDPITHNIDASKIEEAISPKTKAIMLAHSLGNPFNLDVVTAICKKHNLWLVEDCCDALGTTYKGQMVGTFGDIGTLSFYPAHHITMGEGGAVFTNNYELKQIAESFRDWGRDCYCPPGKDNTCGKRFAWKLGDLPFGYDHKYTYSHLGYNLKITDMQAACALAQLEKAPAFIQARKDNFKFLKDRLASCEEFLQLPEATEGSDPSWFGFPITLKEGCPVSRVDLTTYLDQNKIGTRLLFAGNLVRQPYMKDALYRISGELKNTDTVMNNTFWIGVQPALTKEMLEYTVTQIETFLGVNF
- the gmd gene encoding GDP-mannose 4,6-dehydratase — encoded protein: MSKVALVLGVQGQDGALLSKHLLDEGYEVFGGARNLDVFNCWRLKSLGIIEKVQLRKYDTLDKESLRKIMTECTPSEIYMLAGNSKTYSSFYGPDGAISEAAHGVTNIFDLCVDLMPHVRIFIASSSEMFGEATPNPDGLINEEVACFPMNPYGLGKLCAFHLARQYRSFHNLHIVNGILFNHESTYRTKHFLTRKITYNLARLRVEGGEPLTLGNLNMERDWSSASDVVKGMHQSILKKEGNDYIFASGKTTSVRSFLALAATAAGFEPIFTGSGLEEKCYCKKTNQLLVEVSMKHFREIDTPGMAGDFTKARELLGWAPTKSVEVIASEMVAEDLQRWRLGEISH